Proteins encoded together in one Pseudoroseomonas cervicalis window:
- a CDS encoding aminoacyl-tRNA deacylase: MSKGTPATLAAQKAGVAFTAVTYPYDPDADSIGLQAAAALGEPPGRVLKTLMAEIDGKPVCVILPSDKEVSMKKLAAAGGGKSAQMLRVPDAERITGYRVGGISPFGQKKRVPLFIEQAALAEPYLYVNGGQRGLQLRLENPAAAVAALGAKPVVIAG; encoded by the coding sequence ATGTCCAAGGGGACACCGGCCACCCTCGCGGCGCAGAAGGCGGGGGTCGCCTTTACGGCCGTCACCTATCCCTACGACCCGGATGCCGACAGCATCGGGCTGCAGGCGGCCGCGGCGCTGGGCGAACCGCCCGGACGCGTCCTCAAGACCCTGATGGCCGAGATCGACGGCAAGCCCGTCTGCGTCATCCTCCCCTCCGATAAGGAGGTGTCGATGAAGAAGCTGGCCGCGGCCGGCGGCGGCAAATCCGCCCAGATGCTGCGCGTGCCGGATGCCGAGCGCATCACCGGCTACCGCGTCGGCGGCATTTCCCCCTTCGGCCAGAAGAAGCGCGTGCCGCTCTTCATCGAGCAGGCGGCGCTGGCCGAACCCTATCTCTACGTCAATGGCGGCCAGCGCGGGCTGCAACTGCGGCTGGAAAACCCCGCCGCCGCGGTGGCGGCGCTGGGGGCGAAGCCCGTTGTGATCGCCGGGTGA
- a CDS encoding PGPGW domain-containing protein, with the protein MLTYRPSWKRKLAGWSLLVLGVIGLVLPFLNGIVPLVLGLFVLREQHGWSQRSLAWCHARWPAQVDRMGALEDRLAQRCRNGTAWLRRRFGAS; encoded by the coding sequence ATGCTCACCTATCGTCCCTCCTGGAAACGCAAGCTGGCCGGCTGGTCGCTGCTGGTGCTGGGCGTGATCGGGCTGGTCCTGCCCTTCCTGAACGGCATCGTCCCGCTGGTGCTGGGCCTGTTCGTGCTGCGGGAGCAGCATGGCTGGAGCCAGCGCAGCCTGGCCTGGTGCCATGCCCGCTGGCCCGCCCAGGTGGACCGCATGGGCGCGCTGGAGGACCGCCTGGCCCAGCGCTGCCGCAACGGCACGGCCTGGCTGCGCCGGCGCTTCGGCGCCTCCTGA
- a CDS encoding tyrosine recombinase XerC, producing MSAPRTALEARALWLDWLEKERRASRHTLTAYGADLAEFLGFLTRHLGAEPDFAALQALRPADLRAFLAERAMRDGVGNATRARQLAAIRGFLRFLAKRHGLVPQAIAGLRGPKVVPPAPRPLTPDQALDVTRDAGSVENSTVLALRDSALFTLLYGCGLRISEALALNLGDAPRAGAGLKVRGKGDKERVVPVLPAVEQAIAAYLRLRGGGEPDAPLFLGARGGRLDAGMAQRALRNYRRLVGLPESATPHALRHSFATHLLTAGADLRSIQELLGHASLSTTQRYTSVDSARLLETWQKAHPRAR from the coding sequence ATGAGCGCCCCCCGCACCGCCCTCGAGGCCCGCGCCCTCTGGCTCGACTGGCTGGAGAAGGAGCGCCGCGCCAGCCGCCATACGCTCACCGCCTATGGCGCCGATCTGGCCGAGTTCCTGGGCTTCCTGACGCGCCACCTCGGCGCCGAGCCGGATTTCGCCGCGCTGCAGGCGCTGCGCCCGGCCGATCTGCGCGCCTTCCTGGCCGAGCGCGCCATGCGCGACGGCGTCGGCAACGCCACCCGCGCCCGGCAGCTGGCCGCCATCCGCGGTTTCCTGCGCTTCCTGGCCAAAAGGCACGGGCTGGTGCCGCAGGCCATCGCCGGGCTGCGCGGGCCGAAGGTGGTGCCCCCCGCCCCGCGCCCGCTGACCCCCGACCAGGCGCTGGACGTGACGCGGGACGCCGGCAGCGTCGAGAACTCCACTGTGCTGGCGCTGCGCGACAGTGCGCTGTTCACCCTGCTCTATGGCTGCGGCCTGCGCATCTCCGAGGCGCTGGCGCTGAATCTGGGCGACGCGCCGCGCGCCGGCGCCGGGCTGAAGGTGCGCGGCAAGGGCGACAAGGAGCGCGTGGTGCCGGTGTTGCCGGCGGTGGAACAGGCGATCGCCGCCTATCTGCGGCTGCGCGGCGGCGGGGAGCCGGATGCGCCGCTCTTCCTCGGCGCGCGCGGCGGGCGGCTGGATGCCGGCATGGCGCAGCGGGCGCTGCGCAACTACCGCCGCCTGGTGGGCCTGCCGGAATCGGCCACGCCGCACGCGCTGCGGCATTCCTTCGCCACCCATCTGCTGACGGCCGGGGCCGATCTGCGCTCGATCCAGGAGCTGCTGGGCCATGCCAGCCTCTCCACCACCCAGCGCTACACCAGCGTCGATTCGGCGCGGCTGCTGGAGACCTGGCAGAAGGCGCATCCGCGGGCGCGCTAG
- a CDS encoding 2-oxoglutarate dehydrogenase E1 component, with amino-acid sequence MAGIDILASAMNGANATFLADMYARWVQNPGSVDGSFQELFAALNDDAKAVLHDAAGASWAPRPKGGFAPEPEAPKADPKKGGKPAAAAADPAAARQQVLDSIRALMLIRAYRVRGHLEAQLDPLGLQKAKPHPELDPATYGFTDADLDRPIFIDRVLGKETVTLREILSILRATYCGPIGVEFMHIQDPEQKAWIQQKVEGAPWTRQFDAAARRTILQQLTEAEGFESFCARKYVGTKRFGLEGGEVTIPALQAIIEAAADKGVGEIAIGMPHRGRLNTLVNVVKKPFTQVFAEFKGVAAKPDDVQGSGDVKYHLGTSTDIEVNGRTIHLSLQPNPSHLEVVDPVVVGKVRARQDMAGDTKTRRSVMGILLHGDAAFAGQGVVYETLAMSQLIGYRTGGTVHVVVNNQIGFTTVPLHAYSGLYCTDVAKSVQAPILHVNGDDPEAVVFCARMAAEYRMQFGADIVLDIVCYRRHGHNETDEPAFTQPIMYGVIKELKTTRTKYAERLAAAGAVPADESKAMLDAFYAKLEEAYQAAQSFKPNKADWLEGHWAGLKAAGSDDEEKDDNTAVSLDTLREVGSALSRVPEGFTANSKIIRQLEAKKQAIESGEGIDWATGEALAFGSLLLEGHRVRLSGEDVQRGTFSHRHCVLIDQQNQAEYMPLNNIREGQARMEAFNSLLSEMGVLGFDYGYTLADPQTLVLWEAQFGDFANGAQVVIDQFIASAETKWLRMSGLVMLLPHGYEGQGPEHSSARLERYLQMCAERNMAVCNFTTPANYFHALRRQLKRNYRKPLVVMTPKSLLRHKLAISSLADFAPGSTFRTVLPEVDALVPAEQVKRVVLCTGKVYYDLLQERRDKGVQDVAIVRVEQIYPFPRISLAKVLAEYKNAEVVWCQEEPENMGAWTFVDRRIEKVLGELDVKAKRPAYVGREEAASPATGLAKIHQQQQEALVRDALGLS; translated from the coding sequence ATGGCCGGTATCGACATCCTGGCAAGCGCGATGAACGGGGCGAATGCCACCTTCCTCGCCGACATGTATGCGCGCTGGGTGCAAAATCCGGGCAGCGTGGATGGCTCCTTCCAGGAGCTGTTCGCGGCGCTGAACGACGATGCCAAGGCCGTGCTGCACGACGCTGCCGGTGCCTCCTGGGCGCCGCGGCCGAAGGGCGGCTTCGCCCCCGAGCCCGAGGCGCCGAAGGCCGATCCGAAGAAGGGCGGCAAGCCCGCCGCCGCTGCCGCCGACCCGGCCGCCGCCCGCCAGCAGGTGCTGGATTCGATCCGCGCCCTGATGCTGATCCGCGCCTATCGCGTGCGCGGCCATCTGGAGGCGCAGCTCGACCCGCTCGGCCTGCAGAAGGCCAAGCCGCATCCGGAGCTGGACCCGGCGACCTACGGCTTCACCGATGCCGATCTGGACCGGCCGATCTTCATCGACCGCGTGCTCGGCAAGGAGACGGTGACGCTGCGCGAGATCCTGTCGATCCTGCGCGCCACCTATTGCGGGCCGATCGGCGTCGAGTTCATGCATATCCAGGACCCCGAGCAGAAGGCCTGGATCCAGCAGAAGGTCGAGGGCGCGCCCTGGACGCGCCAGTTCGACGCGGCCGCGCGCCGCACCATCCTGCAGCAGCTGACCGAGGCCGAGGGCTTCGAATCCTTCTGCGCCCGCAAATATGTCGGCACCAAGCGCTTCGGCCTGGAGGGTGGCGAGGTCACCATCCCGGCGCTGCAGGCGATCATCGAGGCCGCGGCCGACAAGGGCGTGGGCGAGATCGCCATCGGCATGCCGCATCGCGGCCGGCTGAACACGCTGGTCAATGTGGTGAAGAAGCCCTTCACCCAGGTCTTCGCCGAGTTCAAGGGCGTCGCCGCCAAGCCGGATGACGTCCAGGGCTCGGGCGATGTGAAGTACCATCTCGGCACCTCCACCGATATCGAGGTGAATGGCCGCACCATCCACCTGTCGCTGCAGCCCAACCCGTCGCATCTCGAGGTCGTCGACCCCGTGGTGGTGGGCAAGGTGCGCGCGCGCCAGGACATGGCGGGCGACACCAAGACCCGCCGCTCGGTGATGGGCATCCTGCTGCATGGCGATGCCGCCTTCGCCGGCCAGGGCGTGGTGTATGAGACGCTGGCGATGAGCCAGCTCATCGGCTACCGCACCGGCGGCACCGTGCATGTCGTGGTGAACAACCAGATCGGCTTCACCACCGTGCCGCTGCACGCCTATTCGGGCCTGTACTGCACCGATGTCGCGAAGTCGGTCCAGGCGCCGATCCTGCATGTCAATGGCGACGATCCGGAAGCGGTGGTGTTCTGCGCCCGCATGGCGGCCGAGTACCGCATGCAGTTCGGCGCCGACATCGTGCTCGACATCGTCTGCTATCGCCGCCACGGCCATAACGAGACCGACGAGCCGGCCTTCACCCAGCCGATCATGTATGGCGTGATCAAGGAGCTGAAGACCACCCGCACCAAATATGCGGAGCGCCTGGCGGCCGCCGGCGCCGTGCCGGCCGACGAGTCCAAGGCGATGCTCGACGCCTTCTACGCCAAGCTCGAAGAGGCCTATCAGGCCGCGCAGAGCTTCAAGCCGAACAAGGCCGACTGGCTGGAGGGCCACTGGGCCGGGCTGAAGGCCGCGGGCTCGGACGATGAGGAGAAGGACGACAACACCGCGGTCAGCCTCGACACGCTGCGCGAGGTGGGCTCGGCCCTGTCGCGGGTGCCGGAGGGCTTCACCGCCAACTCCAAGATCATCCGCCAGCTCGAGGCCAAGAAGCAGGCGATCGAGAGCGGCGAGGGCATCGACTGGGCGACCGGCGAGGCGCTGGCCTTCGGCTCGCTGCTGCTGGAGGGGCACCGCGTCCGCCTCTCGGGCGAGGATGTGCAGCGCGGCACCTTCTCCCACCGCCATTGCGTGCTGATCGACCAGCAGAACCAGGCGGAGTACATGCCGCTGAACAACATCCGCGAGGGCCAGGCGCGGATGGAGGCGTTCAACTCGCTGCTCTCCGAGATGGGCGTGCTGGGCTTCGACTATGGCTACACCCTGGCCGACCCGCAGACCCTGGTGCTGTGGGAGGCGCAGTTCGGCGACTTCGCCAATGGCGCCCAGGTGGTGATCGACCAGTTCATCGCCTCGGCCGAGACCAAGTGGCTGCGCATGTCCGGCCTGGTGATGCTGCTGCCGCATGGCTATGAGGGCCAGGGGCCGGAGCATTCCTCGGCCCGCCTCGAGCGCTATCTGCAGATGTGCGCCGAGCGCAACATGGCGGTGTGCAACTTCACCACCCCGGCCAACTACTTCCACGCGCTGCGCCGCCAGCTGAAGCGCAACTACCGCAAGCCGCTGGTGGTGATGACGCCGAAATCGCTGCTGCGCCACAAGCTGGCGATCAGCAGCCTGGCCGATTTCGCCCCCGGCAGCACCTTCCGCACCGTCCTGCCCGAGGTCGACGCGCTGGTGCCGGCCGAGCAGGTGAAGCGCGTCGTGCTCTGCACCGGCAAGGTCTATTACGACCTGCTGCAGGAGCGCCGCGACAAGGGCGTGCAGGACGTCGCCATCGTGCGCGTCGAGCAGATTTATCCCTTCCCGCGCATCAGCCTGGCCAAGGTGCTGGCCGAGTACAAGAACGCCGAGGTGGTCTGGTGCCAGGAGGAGCCCGAGAATATGGGCGCCTGGACCTTCGTGGACCGGCGCATCGAGAAGGTGCTGGGCGAGCTGGACGTCAAGGCGAAGCGCCCGGCCTATGTCGGCCGCGAGGAGGCGGCGAGCCCCGCCACCGGCCTGGCCAAGATCCACCAGCAGCAGCAGGAGGCCCTGGTGCGCGACGCGCTGGGCCTGTCCTGA
- the odhB gene encoding 2-oxoglutarate dehydrogenase complex dihydrolipoyllysine-residue succinyltransferase: MTEIVVPTLGESVSTATVAKWMKKAGDAVAADEPLVELETDKVTVEVNAPQAGVLESITADEGAEVEPGAVLGVIAAGEGKVSPKATEKPAPAAGAPAAPKVEPNRPETGPLSRPGSGHAPLPAAAKMMAENNVSAAQIGAGTAKDGRISKGDVQSFLASPAAAAPAAKAAPKAPRALEGGEERVKMTRLRKTIATRLKEAQNTAAMLTTFNEVDMGAVMALRNEYKDVFEKKQGVKLGFMSFFVKACVAALKEFPAVNAEIDGDDIVYKNFVHMGIAVGGPSGLVVPVLKNADQMSFAQIEKSITDFGKRVRDGQLKLEEMAGGSFTITNGGIYGSLMSTPILNPPQSGILGMHSIKERAMVVGGKIEIRPMMYLALSYDHRIVDGKEAVSFLVRVKESLEDPRRLMLDI; this comes from the coding sequence ATGACCGAGATTGTGGTGCCCACCCTGGGCGAGAGCGTGTCCACCGCCACCGTGGCGAAGTGGATGAAGAAGGCCGGTGACGCGGTGGCCGCCGATGAGCCGCTGGTGGAGCTGGAGACCGACAAGGTGACGGTGGAGGTCAACGCGCCGCAGGCCGGCGTGCTGGAATCCATCACCGCCGATGAGGGGGCCGAGGTCGAGCCGGGCGCTGTGCTCGGCGTGATCGCGGCCGGCGAGGGCAAGGTCTCGCCCAAGGCCACCGAGAAGCCGGCCCCCGCGGCCGGTGCCCCGGCGGCGCCGAAGGTCGAGCCGAACCGGCCCGAGACCGGCCCGCTGTCGCGCCCGGGCAGCGGCCATGCGCCGCTGCCGGCCGCCGCCAAGATGATGGCCGAGAACAATGTCTCGGCCGCGCAGATCGGCGCCGGCACCGCCAAGGATGGCCGCATCAGCAAGGGCGATGTGCAGTCCTTCCTGGCCAGCCCCGCGGCCGCCGCGCCGGCCGCCAAGGCCGCGCCCAAGGCGCCGCGCGCGCTGGAAGGCGGCGAGGAGCGGGTGAAGATGACCCGCCTGCGCAAGACCATCGCGACCCGGCTGAAGGAGGCGCAGAACACCGCCGCCATGCTGACCACCTTCAACGAGGTGGATATGGGCGCGGTGATGGCGCTGCGGAACGAGTACAAGGACGTGTTCGAGAAGAAGCAGGGCGTGAAGCTCGGCTTCATGTCCTTCTTCGTGAAGGCCTGCGTCGCGGCGCTGAAGGAGTTCCCGGCGGTCAATGCCGAGATCGACGGCGACGACATCGTCTACAAGAACTTCGTGCATATGGGCATCGCGGTGGGCGGGCCCTCGGGCCTGGTCGTGCCGGTGCTGAAGAATGCCGACCAGATGTCCTTCGCGCAGATCGAGAAGTCGATCACCGATTTCGGCAAGCGGGTGCGTGACGGCCAGCTGAAGCTGGAGGAGATGGCGGGCGGCAGCTTCACCATCACCAATGGCGGCATCTATGGCTCGTTGATGTCGACGCCGATCCTGAACCCGCCGCAGTCCGGTATCCTGGGCATGCACTCCATCAAGGAGCGGGCCATGGTCGTCGGCGGCAAGATCGAGATCCGCCCGATGATGTATCTGGCGCTCTCCTACGATCACCGCATCGTCGATGGGAAGGAGGCCGTGTCCTTCCTGGTGCGCGTGAAGGAGAGCCTGGAGGATCCGCGCCGCCTGATGCTCGACATCTGA
- a CDS encoding DUF484 family protein, with the protein MQPEDVASWLRQNPDFLAERPELYRSLTPPRRIHGEGLADHMAAMLAAERAATRDVTEAARESAGFAARTRAAILALIQSRNPAETVHQEWPDLLGLAHCALASEGQAAPHLLPLPAGSVARLLPAGRDALLRETPDELPLLHAEAAPLICCDALARLPLPGPPALLVLGARARSDLPQQGATPHLLFLGRALAAALLR; encoded by the coding sequence ATGCAGCCGGAAGACGTTGCCAGCTGGCTCCGCCAGAACCCGGATTTCCTGGCCGAACGGCCGGAGCTCTACCGCAGCCTGACGCCGCCGCGCCGCATCCATGGCGAAGGCCTGGCCGACCACATGGCCGCCATGCTGGCCGCCGAACGCGCCGCCACCCGCGACGTGACCGAGGCCGCCCGCGAATCCGCCGGCTTCGCCGCCCGCACCCGCGCCGCCATCCTGGCCCTGATCCAGTCCCGCAACCCGGCCGAGACGGTGCACCAGGAATGGCCCGACCTGCTCGGCCTGGCGCATTGCGCCCTGGCCAGCGAAGGCCAGGCCGCGCCCCATCTGCTGCCGCTGCCCGCCGGCAGCGTCGCCCGCCTGCTGCCCGCCGGCCGCGACGCCCTGCTGCGCGAGACGCCGGACGAGCTGCCCCTGCTGCACGCCGAGGCCGCGCCGCTGATCTGCTGCGACGCCCTGGCCCGCCTGCCCCTGCCCGGCCCCCCCGCCCTGCTGGTGCTGGGCGCCCGCGCCCGCAGCGACCTGCCGCAACAGGGCGCCACCCCGCATCTGCTGTTCCTCGGCCGCGCCCTGGCCGCCGCCCTGCTGCGATGA
- a CDS encoding tripartite tricarboxylate transporter substrate binding protein has protein sequence MTDARAVLPRRAALALATAFAAPLLTPLARPALAQSFPARPIRLLVPWPPGGSADAQLRSLADIATRSLGQTVLVENRSGARGLLAAQALLQAQPDGYTLAQHHLSVLRHPFMTKARSWDPVEDFTPIIGLTGWLFGVVVRSDSPIRSWADYVEAAKARPGMLTYSTSGIGTSNHIAMEDLCGRLGIQMTHVPFRGTTEGVTALLGGQIDSIADSSAWVPQVESGQFRLLSVWSPERAKRFPDVPTLKELGIDMAVTSPYGIAGPRGMDPGVVRVLHDSLKTALFSPENTAIREKWDMPLNYLDTESYRTFTVQRAAYEKEMVARLNLSIDG, from the coding sequence ATGACCGACGCCCGCGCGGTGCTGCCGCGCCGTGCTGCCCTGGCCCTTGCCACCGCCTTCGCCGCCCCTCTCCTCACCCCCCTGGCCCGGCCCGCCCTGGCGCAGAGCTTCCCCGCCCGCCCGATCCGCCTGCTGGTGCCCTGGCCGCCCGGCGGCTCGGCCGATGCGCAGCTGCGCTCGCTGGCCGACATCGCCACGCGCAGCCTGGGCCAGACCGTGCTGGTGGAGAACCGCTCCGGCGCGCGCGGCCTGCTGGCCGCCCAGGCGCTGCTGCAGGCCCAGCCGGATGGCTACACCCTGGCGCAGCACCATCTCTCGGTGCTGCGCCATCCCTTCATGACCAAGGCGCGCTCCTGGGATCCGGTGGAGGATTTCACCCCGATCATCGGCCTGACCGGCTGGCTGTTCGGCGTGGTGGTGCGCAGCGACAGCCCGATCCGCAGCTGGGCCGATTATGTCGAGGCGGCGAAGGCACGGCCCGGCATGCTGACCTATTCGACCAGCGGCATCGGCACCAGCAACCACATCGCCATGGAGGATCTGTGCGGCCGGCTTGGCATCCAGATGACCCATGTGCCCTTCCGCGGCACCACCGAGGGCGTCACCGCCCTGCTGGGCGGGCAGATCGACAGCATCGCCGACAGCTCCGCCTGGGTGCCGCAGGTTGAATCCGGGCAGTTCCGCCTGCTCAGCGTCTGGTCGCCGGAGCGCGCCAAGCGCTTTCCCGATGTGCCGACGCTGAAGGAGCTGGGCATCGATATGGCCGTCACCTCGCCCTATGGCATCGCCGGGCCCAGGGGCATGGACCCCGGCGTGGTGCGGGTGCTGCATGATTCGCTCAAGACGGCGCTGTTCAGCCCGGAGAACACGGCCATCCGCGAGAAATGGGACATGCCGCTGAACTATCTCGACACCGAATCCTACCGCACCTTCACGGTGCAGCGCGCGGCCTATGAGAAGGAGATGGTGGCGCGGCTCAATCTCAGCATCGACGGCTGA
- the fsa gene encoding fructose-6-phosphate aldolase: MKFFVDTAEVSEIRALAELGMVDGVTTNPSLIAKSGRNMAEVIAEICTVTPGHVSAEVTATDYEGMLAEGRFLRGIAENVCVKVPLTEAGLRVCRTLTDEGTPVNVTLCFSPVQALLAAKAGATYISPFVGRLDDLAQDGMQLIADIVQIYGNYPNLTTQVLVASIRHPLHMAQAAKLGADVATLPPAVIRQLIKHPLTDRGLEAFLADWKKTGQSIL; encoded by the coding sequence ATGAAGTTCTTCGTCGACACCGCCGAGGTGTCCGAGATCCGCGCCCTGGCCGAGCTCGGCATGGTCGATGGCGTCACCACCAACCCCTCGCTGATCGCCAAGTCCGGCCGCAACATGGCCGAGGTCATCGCCGAGATCTGCACCGTGACGCCCGGCCATGTCTCCGCCGAGGTCACCGCCACCGACTATGAGGGCATGCTGGCCGAGGGCCGCTTCCTGCGCGGCATCGCCGAGAATGTCTGCGTCAAGGTGCCGCTGACCGAGGCCGGGCTGCGCGTCTGCCGGACGCTGACCGATGAGGGCACGCCGGTGAACGTGACGCTCTGCTTCTCGCCGGTGCAGGCGCTGCTGGCCGCCAAGGCCGGCGCCACCTACATCTCGCCCTTCGTCGGCCGCCTCGACGATCTGGCGCAGGACGGCATGCAGCTGATCGCCGACATCGTGCAGATCTATGGCAACTACCCGAACCTGACGACCCAGGTGCTGGTCGCCTCCATCCGCCACCCGCTGCACATGGCCCAGGCGGCCAAGCTCGGCGCCGATGTGGCCACCCTGCCGCCGGCCGTCATCCGCCAGCTGATCAAGCATCCGCTGACCGATCGCGGCCTCGAGGCCTTCCTGGCGGATTGGAAGAAGACCGGGCAGTCCATTCTGTGA
- a CDS encoding GyrI-like domain-containing protein: MPRKSLTLRDYARRIDRVVAWLAAHPGREPRLEELAAIAAFSPCHFHRIYRLLTGETPAETMARQRLQLAAASLLKTRQGIAGIAAQAGYGSVAAFTRAFRATYGLPPAAYRRRGGLTPFLRPITTPMTETMMFEVTQRDLPPLRLAALPHQGPYDRIGERFDALTALGTGHALLGPETEWFGLYYDDPHSVKPAELRSAAGFTLPPGAEPPAPATLLTLPAQRVAVLRFQGPYAELEGAYTWLYRDWLPQSGEEPADAPCLERYLNDCRSLPPAEWLTEILLPLQR, from the coding sequence ATGCCCCGCAAGAGCCTGACGCTGCGCGACTATGCCCGGCGCATCGACCGCGTGGTGGCCTGGCTCGCCGCGCATCCGGGGCGCGAGCCGCGGCTGGAGGAGCTGGCGGCGATCGCCGCCTTCTCCCCCTGCCATTTCCACCGGATCTACCGGCTGCTGACCGGCGAGACCCCGGCGGAGACCATGGCGCGGCAGCGGCTGCAGCTGGCCGCGGCGTCGCTGCTGAAGACGCGGCAGGGCATCGCCGGCATCGCGGCGCAGGCCGGCTATGGCAGCGTCGCCGCCTTCACCCGCGCCTTCCGCGCCACCTACGGGCTGCCGCCGGCGGCCTACCGCCGGCGCGGCGGCCTGACCCCTTTCCTCCGCCCCATAACGACCCCCATGACGGAGACGATGATGTTCGAGGTGACCCAACGCGACCTGCCGCCCTTGCGCCTGGCCGCCCTGCCGCATCAGGGCCCCTATGACCGAATCGGCGAGCGCTTCGACGCGCTGACCGCCCTCGGCACCGGGCACGCGCTGCTGGGGCCGGAGACGGAGTGGTTCGGCCTGTATTACGACGACCCGCACAGCGTGAAGCCGGCCGAGCTGCGCAGCGCCGCCGGCTTCACCCTGCCGCCCGGGGCCGAGCCCCCTGCCCCCGCCACGCTGCTCACCCTGCCGGCGCAGCGCGTCGCCGTGCTGCGCTTCCAGGGCCCCTATGCCGAGCTGGAGGGCGCCTACACCTGGCTCTACCGCGACTGGCTGCCGCAGAGCGGCGAGGAGCCGGCCGATGCCCCCTGCCTGGAGCGGTATCTGAATGATTGCCGCAGCCTGCCGCCGGCCGAATGGCTGACGGAAATCCTGCTGCCGCTGCAGCGCTGA
- the lpdA gene encoding dihydrolipoyl dehydrogenase yields MSDSFDVIVIGAGPGGYVCAIRAAQLGMKVACVEKRDTLGGTCLNIGCIPSKALLQSSEAFEETKHKFADHGILVDGVKLDLARMQARKGEVVSANVKGVEFLFKKNKITWLKGAGKITAPGKVEVAGQSYDAKHIVIATGSDSAPLRGVEVDEKQIVTSTGALELEKVPGHMVVIGGGVIGLELGSVWRRLGAEVTVVEYLDRLAPGMDAETAKQFERVLTKQGFKFKLKSKVTAAAKSAEGVTLTVEPAAGGAAEELKADVVLLAIGRRAYTDGLGLAEIGVELDERGRVKTDGHFATNVPGIYAIGDVIAGAMLAHKAEDEGVALAEMLAGQAGHVNYNVIPAVVYTWPEIASVGETEEELKARGQAYKTGKFPFMANGRARAMGDTDGFVKILADKETDKVLGVHILGPDAGTLIAEAAIAMEFGASAEDIARTCHAHPTLQEAVKEAALAVDGRALHI; encoded by the coding sequence ATGTCCGACAGCTTCGACGTCATTGTCATCGGCGCCGGCCCCGGCGGCTATGTCTGCGCCATCCGCGCCGCGCAGCTCGGCATGAAGGTGGCCTGCGTGGAGAAGCGCGACACGCTGGGCGGCACCTGCCTGAACATCGGCTGCATCCCCTCCAAGGCGCTGCTGCAATCCTCGGAAGCCTTCGAGGAGACCAAGCACAAATTCGCCGACCACGGCATCCTGGTCGACGGCGTGAAGCTCGACCTGGCCCGCATGCAGGCCCGCAAGGGCGAGGTGGTCTCGGCCAACGTCAAGGGCGTCGAGTTCCTCTTCAAGAAGAACAAGATCACCTGGCTGAAGGGCGCCGGGAAGATCACCGCCCCGGGCAAGGTCGAGGTCGCCGGCCAGAGCTACGACGCCAAGCACATCGTCATCGCCACCGGCTCCGACAGCGCGCCGCTGCGCGGCGTCGAGGTGGATGAGAAGCAGATCGTCACCTCGACCGGCGCGCTGGAGCTGGAGAAGGTGCCCGGCCACATGGTCGTCATCGGCGGCGGCGTGATCGGGCTGGAGCTGGGCTCGGTGTGGCGCCGCCTGGGCGCCGAGGTGACGGTGGTCGAGTATCTCGACCGCCTGGCCCCCGGCATGGACGCCGAGACCGCCAAGCAGTTCGAGCGCGTGCTGACCAAGCAGGGCTTCAAGTTCAAGCTGAAGTCCAAGGTGACCGCGGCCGCCAAATCGGCCGAGGGCGTCACCCTGACGGTCGAGCCCGCCGCCGGCGGCGCGGCCGAGGAGCTGAAGGCCGATGTGGTGCTGCTGGCCATCGGCCGCCGCGCCTACACGGACGGCCTCGGCCTGGCCGAGATCGGCGTCGAGCTGGATGAGCGCGGCCGGGTCAAGACCGATGGCCATTTCGCCACCAATGTGCCCGGCATCTACGCCATCGGCGACGTCATCGCCGGCGCCATGCTGGCCCACAAGGCCGAGGATGAAGGCGTCGCCCTGGCCGAGATGCTGGCCGGCCAGGCGGGGCATGTGAACTACAATGTCATCCCGGCGGTGGTGTACACCTGGCCGGAGATCGCCTCGGTCGGCGAGACCGAGGAGGAGCTGAAGGCGCGCGGCCAGGCCTACAAGACCGGCAAATTCCCCTTCATGGCCAATGGCCGCGCCCGTGCCATGGGCGACACCGACGGCTTCGTGAAGATCCTGGCGGACAAGGAGACCGACAAGGTCCTCGGCGTCCACATCCTGGGCCCGGATGCCGGCACGCTGATCGCCGAAGCCGCCATCGCCATGGAGTTCGGCGCCTCGGCCGAGGACATCGCCCGCACCTGCCACGCCCACCCGACGCTGCAGGAAGCCGTCAAGGAAGCGGCGCTGGCGGTGGACGGGCGCGCGCTGCACATCTGA